ACCGTCCGTGCCCACCGTCTTGAGTGCTGCGGTGACATCGAGGCCGCCGGAATAGACCAGCGAACCCATCATATCAGGCGCATAGCGCACACCTTCCTCATCGGTGAAGGCGGCAACGACAATGGGGCGCCGCGGTTCGAGCCCTTCGCTTTTCAGCGTCTGGATCACTTCGAGGCCAGCCAGCACGCCATAACATCCATCATAGATGCCGGCGTTGATCACCGTGTCGATGTGGGAACCGATCATGACCGGCTTTTCACCCCCACCGGTGCCATTCCAGATACCGAAGATATTGCCGATCCGGTCGACCGCCACCTCCAGCCCGGCGTCCTCGAGCCAGGAGACGAACCGATCGCGCCCGAGCTTTTCGCTATCGGACGCGGCCAGGCGGACAAGCCTTCCCTCGGCATCGCGGCCGATCGCGCCGAGCTCGGCGATGCGTCCGAGCAGACGCGTAGAATCGATCGAACGATGGCTCACGCTGAAGCTCCAGTCTTGTTTTTCCGGGCGACTGCGGCCGGTGACAGCCCGACGATCTCCTCATACTTGCCAGGGTCGGTCGCGCCTTCGGTGTTGACCAGGAAGATGCGGGACTGCCGGTCGAGAGACAATGCTTGCTTGATCTCGGGATTGCCGACAGCGCGAATCAGCCCGGCAAGCCCGACCCCGCCACTTTCGCCGGCGACAATCGCCGGATCGTTCCCGGCCGGATCGGCAAGCCGCCTCATCACCGCGATCGCCTCATCTTCATCGACGGTCATGAATGCGTCTGCGACACGCGAGAGGATACGCCAGGCGACGAGCGACGGTTCGTAGCATTCGAGCATTGCCATCACGGTCGGCTCGCCATGGGCAACGGTCACCGGATGTCCCGCCCGCGCCGTTTCGAACAGGCAGGCGGCGCGGGCGGGGTCGACGACCGTGAAGGTCGGGCGTTCGTCGCCGAAGGCGATCGCCATGTGGCCTGCGACGGTTGCGGCGATCCCCCCGACGCCGGCCTGAATGAAGACATGGGTGGGCGGCTGCTGCATTGCCCTCAGCGCCTCCCGGACAAGGGTGGTGTAGCCCTGCATCACCAGCCCGGGAATGCGCTCATAGCCGGGCCACGAAGTGTCCGAGACGATGGTCCAGCCTTTCTCCGCGGCAATGCGCGCCGCCTCCCGAACGGAATCGTCATAGGTCCCGTCCACACGGATCATCTCGGCGCCGAAGCGGGCGATGGTGGCGACGCGTTCGTCGCTGACGCCGGCATGCACGAAGATCGCCGCGCGGGCTCCCACAAGCTGCGCGCCTTGCGCAACCGACCGGCCGTGATTGCCGTCGGTGGCGCAGGCGACGGTCATCGTCTCGGCCACCTCCCGGACATCAGAAGAATGCAATTCCGAGACATCGACGGCACGGCCGAGCCTCCTTGCCGCTTCCTCGAGGACCAGCCGGATCACGGCATAGGCACCGCCAAGCGCCTTGAAGCTTCCGAGGCCGAGCCGGTGGCCTTCGTCCTTGATGTGGATCGAGGCGACACCGAGTTCGGCCGCCAGTGCCGGCAGGTTAACGAGAGGCGTTTCCGCATGGTTTTCCCGGAAAGCCAGGTGCCGCTCGACCGCGTCTGCGGCCTCCATGCCGAGGATTTCGGCGTCCCGCGGGTCGAGGGGCTGGCGGTAGTCGGCATGGGTGTTCTGCAGAAACATGAGCGCCTCATTTCAATTGTTCGGCTAAAATATATTGCAGGCGAGGCGAAAAAGGCGCTGTATTTCGGGCTTGGTTTTGCAATTTTCTTTCGTTGGAGCCCCGTTTTGAGCCGGCCGCTAAAATCTCCCTTGGATGCTTTCGATCACAAAATCCTGGCGATCCTGCAAAGGGACAATATGACGCCGCAACGAACGATCGGCGAAGCCGTCGGCTTGTCTGCGCCGGCCGTCCAACGCCGGATCAAACGGATGACCGAGGATGGGGTCATCCGGGCAAACGTCGCCGTTCTCGACCCCGCAGCCCTCGGGCAATCGATCACCATCTTCGTGGAGGTGGAGGTTATCAGCGAAACGGCAAAACAGATCGAACAGGCCAAAAGCCAGTTCGCGGCCG
This Rhizobium acidisoli DNA region includes the following protein-coding sequences:
- a CDS encoding diaminopropionate ammonia-lyase — its product is MFLQNTHADYRQPLDPRDAEILGMEAADAVERHLAFRENHAETPLVNLPALAAELGVASIHIKDEGHRLGLGSFKALGGAYAVIRLVLEEAARRLGRAVDVSELHSSDVREVAETMTVACATDGNHGRSVAQGAQLVGARAAIFVHAGVSDERVATIARFGAEMIRVDGTYDDSVREAARIAAEKGWTIVSDTSWPGYERIPGLVMQGYTTLVREALRAMQQPPTHVFIQAGVGGIAATVAGHMAIAFGDERPTFTVVDPARAACLFETARAGHPVTVAHGEPTVMAMLECYEPSLVAWRILSRVADAFMTVDEDEAIAVMRRLADPAGNDPAIVAGESGGVGLAGLIRAVGNPEIKQALSLDRQSRIFLVNTEGATDPGKYEEIVGLSPAAVARKNKTGASA
- a CDS encoding Lrp/AsnC family transcriptional regulator, giving the protein MSRPLKSPLDAFDHKILAILQRDNMTPQRTIGEAVGLSAPAVQRRIKRMTEDGVIRANVAVLDPAALGQSITIFVEVEVISETAKQIEQAKSQFAAAPEIQQCYYVTGEADFILVIVVPSMADYEALTRRLFFGNNNVKRFRTFVAMDRVKVGLGIPIER